Proteins encoded in a region of the Amia ocellicauda isolate fAmiCal2 chromosome 19, fAmiCal2.hap1, whole genome shotgun sequence genome:
- the s1pr1 gene encoding sphingosine 1-phosphate receptor 1, which produces MERTTAGPIKTMYDSMHSDLIARHYNFTGKFRKVEQDSGLKADSVVFIIVCCFIILENIMVLLTIWRTKKFHKPMYYFIGNLALSDLLAGVVYTCNILLSGANTYKLTPIQWFFREGSMFVALAASVFSLLAIAIERHLTMLKMKLHNGSNTCRVFLLISTCWFISAILGGLPIMGWNCIGSMSSCSTVLPLYHKTYILFCTTVFSVILMAIVILYARIYSLVRTRSRKLVFRKYSNSRSSKSSEKSLALLKTVIIVLSCFIACWAPLFILLLLDVACKTGECAILYKAEWFLALAVLNSAMNPLIYTLTSNEMRRAFLKMLLCSVCSGQPSGKFKRPIIGGIEFSRSKSDNSSHPNKEEAEYSPETVVSSGNITSSS; this is translated from the coding sequence ATGGAGCGGACCACAGCGGGCCCCATCAAAACCATGTACGATTCCATGCACTCAGACCTAATAGCGAGACATTACAATTTCACTGGCAAATTTCGCAAAGTCGAGCAGGACTCTGGCCTCAAAGCCGACTCTGTGGTTTTCATCATCGTGTGCTGCTTCATCATCCTGGAAAATATAATGGTTCTACTCACGATATGGAGGACGAAAAAGTTCCACAAGCCGATGTATTACTTTATTGGGAATTTGGCGTTGTCAGACTTGCTGGCGGGAGTGGTTTACACCTGCAACATTCTGCTGTCTGGAGCTAACACTTACAAACTGACGCCCATTCAGTGGTTCTTCAGGGAGGGGAGTATGTTCGTGGCCCTAGCCGCCTCGGTCTTCAGCCTGCTGGCCATCGCCATCGAGAGGCACCTGACCATGCTTAAGATGAAACTGCACAATGGCAGCAACACCTGCCGTGTGTTCCTGCTCATCAGCACTTGTTGGTTTATCTCGGCCATTTTAGGGGGGCTGCCGATCATGGGCTGGAATTGCATCGGCAGCATGAGCAGCTGCTCCACTGTATTGCCGCTGTACCACAAGACCTACATCTTGTTCTGCACCACGGTCTTCAGCGTCATCCTCATGGCCATCGTCATCCTCTACGCCCGCATCTACTCGCTGGTGAGGACAAGGAGCCGCAAACTGGTGTTCAGGAAGTACTCAAACAGCCGGAGCAGCAAGAGCTCGGAGAAGTCCCTGGCGCTGCTGAAGACCGTCATCATCGTCCTCAGCTGCTTCATCGCATGCTGGGCACCGCTCTTCATCCTCCTGCTGCTGGACGTGGCCTGCAAGACCGGGGAGTGCGCGATCCTCTACAAGGCCGAGTGGTTTCTGGCGCTGGCCGTGCTCAATTCGGCCATGAACCCACTCATCTACACCCTCACCAGCAACGAGATGCGCCGGGCCTTTCTCAAGATGCTCCTGTGCAGCGTGTGCAGTGGCCAGCCCAGTGGCAAGTTCAAGCGGCCCATCATCGGCGGGATCGAGTTCAGCCGCAGCAAGTCAGACAACTCATCCCACCCCAACAAGGAGGAGGCCGAGTACTCCCCAGAGACTGTCGTTTCCTCTGGGAATATTACCTCCTCATCTTAG